One bacterium genomic window carries:
- a CDS encoding L,D-transpeptidase → MAVKKVLLIVILPVFTIAAIVLFALAINREKPEVIAEGYSVDTLSTELPDEEKKAKKELETARKTLDKLTPAKPYIVIDTHANRIYMRTKDKIILDARCSTGSGGELIDSITGRRWIFDTPRGIFKIRRKVTEPWWRKPDWAFIEEGEAVPKKEADRLDPNVMGDYALDFGDGFFIHGTIYERLLGVNVTHGCVRLGSEDLDSLYKQTPIGTYVYIF, encoded by the coding sequence ATGGCCGTAAAGAAAGTCCTGCTGATCGTAATTCTGCCGGTGTTCACCATCGCCGCCATTGTGCTGTTTGCCTTGGCGATCAATCGCGAGAAGCCGGAAGTTATCGCCGAAGGCTATTCTGTCGACACGCTCTCGACCGAATTGCCGGATGAGGAGAAGAAAGCCAAGAAGGAACTCGAAACCGCCCGCAAAACGCTCGACAAGTTAACTCCGGCGAAACCGTACATTGTCATCGACACGCATGCCAATCGAATCTACATGCGCACGAAGGACAAGATTATCCTGGATGCCCGTTGCTCGACTGGTTCAGGCGGCGAATTGATTGACTCAATCACAGGCCGTCGCTGGATATTCGATACGCCAAGGGGAATTTTCAAGATCCGACGCAAAGTCACGGAACCTTGGTGGCGCAAGCCGGACTGGGCGTTTATCGAAGAAGGCGAAGCAGTGCCCAAGAAGGAAGCGGACCGCCTTGACCCTAACGTCATGGGTGATTATGCGCTCGACTTTGGCGATGGGTTCTTCATACATGGAACAATCTACGAAAGACTCCTGGGAGTGAACGTCACTCACGGCTGTGTGCGTCTTGGTAGCGAAGACCTTGACTCCCTCTACAAGCAGACGCCGATAGGAACTTATGTCTACATTTTCTAA
- a CDS encoding ATP-grasp domain-containing protein has product MANIGVFVERYTMSSSEQMGALMKLGQVAHMLGHRLDFLFRPDMYKIPGYDAIFIRALTDPLNSSYVAARLAQMNGLRVIDDPESIYICCDKVNMYRHLQDKNVPMPETKFLIESDLNLEFGERLLSEMGSPLVLKAPNSSFSMYVDKVHTPEEFVSVGTRYLRRADRIVAQKFVRSHFDWRVCVLAGQPLFVCQYTIPKRRWKIMTYTEAGRAIYGQVRGIPVNEADPELIRVAIAAGAAIGNGLYGVDLKQTDDGFVVIEVNDNPTINQDEEDQEAPDLYEKLITYLAGEWN; this is encoded by the coding sequence ATGGCTAATATAGGCGTCTTCGTCGAGCGCTACACCATGAGCAGCTCAGAACAAATGGGAGCGTTGATGAAGCTCGGCCAGGTTGCCCACATGCTCGGCCATCGACTCGATTTTCTGTTTCGCCCCGACATGTACAAGATCCCCGGTTACGACGCAATCTTCATTCGCGCCTTGACTGACCCATTAAATTCATCCTACGTCGCCGCCCGTCTTGCGCAAATGAACGGATTGCGCGTCATTGATGACCCCGAATCAATCTATATCTGCTGTGACAAGGTCAACATGTACCGCCACCTGCAGGATAAGAATGTCCCAATGCCGGAAACAAAGTTTCTGATCGAATCCGATCTGAATCTCGAATTCGGTGAACGACTGCTGTCCGAGATGGGATCACCGCTTGTCCTCAAAGCACCGAACTCCAGCTTCTCGATGTATGTCGATAAAGTTCACACGCCGGAAGAGTTCGTCAGCGTCGGGACGCGCTACTTGCGTCGCGCTGATCGAATCGTTGCCCAAAAATTTGTCCGTTCTCACTTCGATTGGCGCGTATGCGTCCTCGCCGGGCAACCACTTTTCGTATGTCAGTACACCATTCCCAAACGGCGCTGGAAGATCATGACCTACACCGAAGCCGGCCGTGCTATCTACGGGCAGGTGCGTGGAATTCCTGTCAACGAAGCTGATCCCGAACTGATCCGCGTCGCCATCGCAGCGGGAGCGGCAATCGGCAACGGTCTCTATGGCGTCGACCTCAAGCAGACTGATGACGGCTTCGTCGTTATCGAGGTAAATGACAATCCGACTATCAATCAGGATGAAGAAGACCAGGAAGCACCGGACCTGTATGAGAAGCTGATTACTTATCTCGCTGGTGAATGGAACTGA
- a CDS encoding L,D-transpeptidase family protein: MRYFKRATLLLIVLSSLVLLLSGCEDPPVINLENARQALRLAETAGALRYAEIIYRDAEQLVNTGWMEMAKQNGRLAPFRDYENADSILSMALRRANEARQKAIDSIETARSSSVADLTELNGELKEWNEALNGSLVNFNVRDDWQRARLNLDMAEKLMANGEFDEAKISMIKARNLLKQVGAALESHQEDESRQISVWRRWVSQTLEQSRATNSYAVIVDKVAHKTYLIKGGRLIHTYDSELGYNSARQKLFSGDAATPEGMYRVVKENNRSKFYRALLIDYPNGSDKKRFAENKRKGVISKRARIGGWIEIHGEGGKNRDWTEGCVALTNKEMDHIMQFVSVGTPVTIVRKSDQWP; this comes from the coding sequence GTGCGCTACTTCAAACGAGCTACATTACTACTTATCGTCTTGTCTTCTCTGGTGCTATTGCTTTCCGGATGCGAAGACCCGCCGGTCATTAACTTAGAGAATGCCCGACAGGCACTCCGTTTAGCTGAAACCGCCGGAGCCTTGCGCTACGCCGAGATAATCTATCGCGATGCTGAACAGCTGGTTAACACTGGTTGGATGGAAATGGCGAAACAAAACGGCCGCTTGGCGCCGTTCCGTGATTATGAAAACGCGGACTCGATTTTGTCAATGGCTTTACGCCGCGCTAACGAAGCCAGGCAGAAGGCAATCGACAGTATCGAAACCGCACGCTCATCATCCGTTGCCGATTTGACCGAACTTAACGGCGAATTGAAGGAATGGAATGAAGCGTTGAATGGTTCATTAGTCAATTTTAACGTTCGTGATGACTGGCAGCGAGCGCGTCTCAATCTCGATATGGCCGAAAAGCTTATGGCAAACGGCGAATTCGATGAGGCGAAAATCTCGATGATCAAGGCTCGCAATCTGCTCAAGCAGGTCGGCGCGGCGCTTGAATCTCATCAGGAAGACGAGTCGCGTCAAATCAGTGTCTGGCGCAGATGGGTTTCACAAACGCTGGAACAATCACGCGCGACCAATAGTTATGCTGTAATAGTGGACAAAGTGGCTCACAAGACCTATCTGATCAAGGGTGGAAGATTGATCCACACCTATGACTCTGAGCTAGGATACAACTCCGCTCGTCAGAAGCTATTTTCCGGTGATGCCGCCACTCCAGAAGGAATGTATCGCGTCGTTAAAGAGAATAATCGCAGCAAGTTTTACCGGGCACTATTGATCGACTACCCTAACGGCTCGGATAAAAAGCGCTTCGCTGAGAACAAGCGAAAAGGCGTTATCTCCAAACGCGCCCGCATTGGCGGCTGGATAGAGATTCACGGCGAAGGCGGTAAGAACCGCGACTGGACTGAAGGTTGCGTTGCATTAACCAATAAGGAAATGGACCACATTATGCAGTTCGTCTCCGTTGGCACTCCGGTAACAATTGTCAGAAAGTCAGACCAATGGCCGTAA
- a CDS encoding DUF4398 domain-containing protein, which translates to MKKVLLAVIAIALLVIAGCSKPPEAEMAAAQSAINNAKAAEAEQYAPQAFRMLSDSLNGANAMKTEQDNKFALFRSYGDSKAMFERVATMSTDVINQANAEKERVKQEVTGMMAETKTLLDSAMVLLDKAPQGKDNKAELELIKNDLTNIGSEWMVAEGDFNGGKYLVARTKLESIKSRIASITAEICKAYEAKGKKCM; encoded by the coding sequence ATGAAGAAGGTATTGTTAGCCGTCATCGCTATTGCTCTATTAGTGATCGCTGGCTGTAGCAAGCCGCCGGAAGCCGAAATGGCTGCCGCTCAAAGTGCAATCAACAACGCGAAGGCCGCCGAAGCCGAGCAGTATGCTCCGCAGGCTTTCCGTATGCTGTCCGACTCCCTCAATGGCGCCAACGCCATGAAGACCGAACAGGATAACAAGTTTGCTTTGTTCCGCAGCTATGGCGACTCCAAAGCCATGTTTGAGCGCGTTGCTACCATGTCAACCGACGTGATCAACCAAGCCAATGCCGAAAAGGAAAGAGTGAAACAGGAAGTAACTGGAATGATGGCTGAGACTAAGACTCTGCTTGATTCCGCGATGGTCCTGCTTGACAAAGCTCCTCAAGGCAAAGACAACAAGGCCGAATTGGAACTGATTAAGAACGACCTTACCAATATTGGCTCCGAGTGGATGGTTGCCGAAGGCGACTTCAACGGCGGAAAGTACCTTGTCGCTCGTACAAAGCTTGAATCAATCAAGTCGCGCATTGCCAGCATCACTGCTGAAATCTGCAAGGCGTACGAAGCCAAGGGCAAAAAGTGCATGTAG
- the rimI gene encoding ribosomal protein S18-alanine N-acetyltransferase: MAGTTTIRKTLVRDLDSIVALENRSFKFDLFSRRQYHYLVTKANATAFVLLVGKTIAGSAIILWRTGSTKAHLYTIAVDPKFQGRGLGRKLLDRCLREARTRGCDRFSLEVRADNKPAIALYKKMGYEIIGRVVKYYEDDCDALQMQKQL; this comes from the coding sequence ATGGCCGGGACTACTACCATCCGCAAGACGCTTGTCCGCGATCTCGATAGCATTGTCGCACTGGAAAATCGTAGCTTCAAATTTGACCTCTTCAGTCGCCGGCAATACCATTACCTCGTTACCAAGGCCAACGCCACCGCCTTTGTTCTTCTCGTCGGTAAGACAATAGCGGGCTCGGCTATCATTCTCTGGCGTACGGGATCGACAAAAGCCCACCTTTACACAATTGCCGTGGACCCCAAATTTCAGGGGCGTGGTCTGGGACGTAAATTGCTTGATAGATGCCTGCGTGAAGCGCGCACTCGTGGTTGTGACCGATTTTCACTTGAAGTCCGCGCCGACAACAAACCCGCAATCGCGCTCTACAAAAAGATGGGCTACGAAATCATCGGACGCGTCGTCAAATATTACGAAGACGACTGCGACGCCCTCCAGATGCAGAAACAGCTTTGA
- a CDS encoding RimK-like ATPgrasp N-terminal domain-containing protein yields the protein MTELTPSISQPQKRRDRSFLARLHGEPGIVNLAGNYNYLETGYYTSLDLEAEGFDIHPTCKEALDAYVTPLMLEKAKLNDVPVPEWYITNGYFEPPVIIDTINPFMTRHSIVERQGHVDRVAKSMTRNFKYAICCQEIPHEATVGSFRAILGWSVVPAHRPLAEALWKVFRIPLAVVRTIQLADDQILLSDINPLPFEKLNNRERFFLQKRIEQWLI from the coding sequence GTGACGGAGTTAACTCCGTCGATCTCTCAACCTCAGAAGCGCCGTGATCGAAGTTTCCTCGCTCGCCTTCACGGTGAGCCCGGCATTGTCAATCTAGCTGGAAACTATAACTATCTCGAAACTGGTTACTACACTTCGCTCGATCTTGAAGCCGAAGGCTTCGACATTCATCCCACATGCAAGGAAGCGCTCGATGCCTACGTCACGCCCTTGATGTTGGAAAAGGCAAAGCTAAATGATGTTCCTGTGCCGGAATGGTATATCACCAACGGCTACTTTGAACCACCTGTTATCATCGATACGATCAATCCATTTATGACCCGTCACAGCATCGTTGAACGACAAGGTCACGTCGATCGAGTCGCCAAATCAATGACGCGCAACTTCAAGTATGCAATCTGCTGTCAGGAAATCCCGCACGAGGCTACGGTCGGATCGTTTCGAGCCATCTTGGGATGGAGCGTTGTTCCGGCACATCGACCGCTTGCTGAGGCGCTTTGGAAGGTATTTCGTATTCCGCTTGCCGTCGTGCGCACAATTCAACTCGCAGACGACCAGATCCTGCTCAGCGACATTAATCCGCTTCCGTTCGAGAAACTCAACAACCGCGAACGGTTCTTTCTCCAAAAACGAATCGAACAATGGCTAATATAG